GCGGCCCGGCCATGCTGCGCGCCGAGGATCCCGACATCGCCGCCGCCTTCACGGCGCAGGCCGTGAGCCGCTGGGACGTGCGGCTGAGCGCCCAGGTGAGCTCCGCCGTCCGCACGCAGCGAGGCGTCCGCCTCGACCTGACCGACGGCACCCACGCCGAGGCCGAGCTCCTGCTCGTCGCGACCGGCCGGACCACCAACGCCGACCGGCTCGACCCGGCCGCCGGCGGGATCGAGACCCATCCCGACGGGCGGATCAAGGTCGACGCCCACGGGCGCACGAGCGCCGAGGGCGTGTGGGCGCTCGGCGACGTCTCCTCCGCGCACCAGCTCAAGCACGTGGCCAACGCCGAGGCCCGGATCGTCGCCCACAACCTCGCCCACCCGGGCGATCTGCGCGCGATCGACGAGCGGTTCGTGCCCGCGGCGGTGTTCACCCATCCGCAGATCGCCTCGGTCGGACTGCGTGAGGACGACGCCCGCGCCCAGGGCTTCGACGTCACCACCGCGGTCCAGGCCTTCGGCGACGTCGCCTACGGCTGGGCGATGGAGGATGCGACCGGTCTCGTCAAGCTCGTCGCCGACCGGGCGAGCGGGCGGCTGCTCGGGGCGCACCTCATGTGCCCGGACGCCTCGGTCATCGTGCACCAGGCGATCCAGGCGATGCAGTTCGGCCTGCGGGTGCAGGAGATGGCGCGCGGGCAGTTCTGGATCCACCCCGCGATGTCCGAGGTGCTCGAGAACGCCCTGCTCGGACTCGACGTGGACTGGACCGGCGTCGTCTGACGGCCGTCTGCGGGGCGTCGGTCCGGCGGCGCATCACGGCGTCGTGCTCGACTCCATCGGGGTGCTCGCCACGAGGCCGAAGGCCTCACCGTCCGGGCCGGTCGCCAGCGCCAGCCGGCCGAACTCGAAGTCGAACGGCTCGGTCGTGATCGCCCCGCCGTGGCCGCGGACCCGGTCGGCCGCGGCGTCGACGTCGTCGACCTCGAAGCTGACGGCCCAGTACGGGGCCGTGCCCGCCTCCACCTCGCCGATGCCACCGCTCATCGGCGGCTCCTCACCGGCCGTTCCGAACATGGCGTACCGCATGTCGCCGGGCAGGTCGTCGGAGTAGGTCCAGCCGAAGGCGGCGGCGTAGAAGGCCTTCCCCGCCGCGAAGTCGCCGACCATCGCCTCGAACCACGAGGGGGAGCCGTGCTCGCCGGTGCGGCCGAAGCCCGCGTGATCTCCCGGCTGCCACGTGCCGAAGCCGGCGCCGGTCGGGTCCGCGTAGAGCGCCATCGTTCCGAACGGGCCGACCTGCATCGGGTCCAGGACCGTCGTGCCGCCGGCGGCGGTGACGGCGCGCTGGGTGGCGGCGCTGTCGGTCACCGCGAGGTAGGTGGTCCACACGTGCGGCGGCTCGGGCATCCCGTCCATGGGAGGAGCCATCCCGGCGACCAGCCGGCCACCGGAGGTGGCGTTGAGGTAGCCGCCGAACTCCTCGTCGCCGCCCTCGAACACCCAGCCGAACACGGCGGTGTAGAACTGCGTGCTCCTCGCGACGTCGGTGACCGAGAGGTCGGTCCAGGCGGGCGCGCCGGCGGGCCACGGGGTCGTGTGATCGGTCATCGCGTGCTCCAGGTGAGGGGTGGGTGAGGCGAAGTCACGAGTGTGCCTCCGCCGGCGCCGTCGCACATCACCCCCGGGCCGATCGATTTCGGGGGATCTCCTCACCCCCGCCGCGGGGCACGTCGAACGTCGCGCGGGAGGAGGACCCGAGGAGCTCGAGACCGCGCTGCGCGGACGTGAGGGCGGCTGGACCGGCGTCGTCTGCGGGGGCACCTCAGGAGTGGGCGGCCCTTCCGAGCCGCCAGTAGCCCGAGAACGTGACGTGTGACTTCGCAACGCCGCGTTCCGAGACGAGGTGACGGCGGGCGCCGGTCGCCAGTGCGGACTCCCCGACCGTGAAGGCGTAGAGGTCGGTGGGGAGCGCGAGCGCCCTGAGCGCCGGGAGCGCCGCCGCGCCCGGGACGGCGTGCGGCTCCCGCGTGAGCCAGTGCACGGTCATCCCGGCCG
The window above is part of the Pseudactinotalea sp. HY158 genome. Proteins encoded here:
- a CDS encoding mycothione reductase translates to MTHVDLAIIGSGSGNSLITPDFDDLTVAMIEANPVFGGTCLNVGCIPTKMFVYAAQVATTIRESARYGIDATLDGVRWRDIRDRIFGRIDPISAGGRDYRRSGEPNTSLYEGEARFVGPRLLEVATAAGPERLSAERIVLASGSRPVIPAPIAESGVPFHTSDTVMRIDELPASIAIVGGGFIAAEFAHVFSSLGVAVTIVTRGPAMLRAEDPDIAAAFTAQAVSRWDVRLSAQVSSAVRTQRGVRLDLTDGTHAEAELLLVATGRTTNADRLDPAAGGIETHPDGRIKVDAHGRTSAEGVWALGDVSSAHQLKHVANAEARIVAHNLAHPGDLRAIDERFVPAAVFTHPQIASVGLREDDARAQGFDVTTAVQAFGDVAYGWAMEDATGLVKLVADRASGRLLGAHLMCPDASVIVHQAIQAMQFGLRVQEMARGQFWIHPAMSEVLENALLGLDVDWTGVV
- a CDS encoding VOC family protein encodes the protein MTDHTTPWPAGAPAWTDLSVTDVARSTQFYTAVFGWVFEGGDEEFGGYLNATSGGRLVAGMAPPMDGMPEPPHVWTTYLAVTDSAATQRAVTAAGGTTVLDPMQVGPFGTMALYADPTGAGFGTWQPGDHAGFGRTGEHGSPSWFEAMVGDFAAGKAFYAAAFGWTYSDDLPGDMRYAMFGTAGEEPPMSGGIGEVEAGTAPYWAVSFEVDDVDAAADRVRGHGGAITTEPFDFEFGRLALATGPDGEAFGLVASTPMESSTTP